In Phacochoerus africanus isolate WHEZ1 chromosome 14, ROS_Pafr_v1, whole genome shotgun sequence, one genomic interval encodes:
- the KRTAP29-1 gene encoding keratin-associated protein 29-1 produces MVDNSCPGNAAAIPAVPTISICPKDGSFRDAICLPSSCRSRTWQLVTCQENCQLCSSAPSGCEPAACQPPYRPATSCVGFVCQPVCSCTTCYGSGTGQSPCPVSSCQPSCLESTSGAAKGGEASPSQQSSCQEPVYLSGSCQAACGQLVCCDIRSYEPSCSEGTSCPEASCPPTICAASPCQPTCRQPGSCQPISGEDQPSTSMYYQPICYIFKPCQSVPCLSVPYQLSTYVFSSCNPTCWASSPCQSLHCQPAPSISFVCQPVANCQPPCSVKNPYKPASCGTVLSGQPTCGEPTSCHQSGCKSPSCQPVCCVTGFDKSSSGGSNCFQHTAPSLCRASTCLPTSCPPSQDSSFCKAKLP; encoded by the coding sequence ATGGTGGACAACTCTTGCCCTGGAAATGCTGCTGCCATTCCAGCTGTGCCCACCATCTCCATCTGCCCAAAGGACGGCAGCTTCCGCGATGCTATCTGTTTGCCTAGTTCCTGTAGGAGCAGAACGTGGCAACTGGTTACATGCCAAGAAAACTGTCAGCTCTGCAGCAGTGCCCCCAGTGGCTGCGAACCTGCTGCTTGCCAGCCTCCCTACCGTCCAGCAACTTCTTGTGTGGGCTTTGTATGCCAACCCGTTTGCTCCTGTACTACCTGCTATGGATCTGGCACTGGTCAGTCTCCTTGTCCGGTTAGCTCATGCCAGCCCTCATGCTTGGAGTCCACCAGTGGTGCAGCAAAGGGCGGCGaagccagcccctcccagcaAAGCTCCTGCCAGGAGCCTGTCTACCTGTCCGGATCATGCCAGGCAGCTTGTGGCCAACTGGTCTGCTGTGACATTAGGTCCTATGAGCCATCCTGCTCTGAAGGAACCTCCTGTCCAGAAGCATCTTGCCCACCAACCATCTGTGCAGCAAGCCCATGCCAGCCAACCTGCCGCCAACCAGGTTCATGTCAACCCATTAGTGGTGAAGACCAGCCCTCTACCTCAATGTATTACCAACCTATCTGCTACATTTTCAAGCCTTGCCAATCAGTTCCCTGCCTGTCTGTTCCCTATCAGCTCTCTACTTATGTGTTCAGTTCTTGCAACCCTACTTGCTGGGCGTCCTCCCCTTGCCAGAGCCTCCATTGCCAACCAGCTCCTTCCATATCCTTCGTCTGCCAGCCAGTGGCTAACTGCCAGCCACCTTGTTCTGTCAAGAACCCTTACAAACCAGCTTCCTGTGGCACTGTGCTTTCTGGCCAACCAACCTGTGGCGAACCCACTTCCTGCCATCAAAGTGGCTGCAAATCTCCTTCTTGCCAACCAGTCTGCTGTGTGACAGGTTTTGACAAATCATCCAGTGGAGGCTCCAATTGCTTCCAACACACTGCCCCAAGTCTCTGCAGAGCCAGCACCTGCTTGCCGACCTCCTGCCCACCCAGCCAGGACTCCAGCTTCTGTAAGGCCAAGCTTCCTTGA